Within Caulobacter segnis, the genomic segment GGGACGCCGCGCCGAGGCGGTGACGATGATGTCGACCGTGCAGCGTCCGGCGACCAACGCCGTGAGCCAGCGCGTTGACGATCTGGTGGCTTTCAACACCCAGCGCCTGCACGCTGCCGACGAGGAAGGCAACCAGACCTTCGCCGCCGCCCGGAACGTCCTGATCGCCGTGGTGATCGGCTCGCTGCTGATCGGTGTCGCGGCCGCGGCCTGGATCTCGCTCACGATCGGCAAGGGCCTCGCCAAGATCGCCGATCTGGCCAACGCCGTCGCCCTGGGCGACCTGGACCAGCGCGTCAACATCACGACCAACGACGAGATCAAGGACCTCGTGGATACGGTCAACCGCATGACCGAAAATCTGCGCGCCACCGCCGCCGTCGCCGACAAGGTGGCCGACGGCGACCTGACCGTCGAGACCAAGCCTCTGTCGGACAAGGACACGCTGGGCATCGCCCTGGAACGCATGGTCGAGCGCCTGCGGGGCGTGGTCTCGGACGCCATCTCGGCCTCGGAGAATGTCTCGGCGGGCAGCCAGGAACTGTCGGCGGCCTCCGAGCAGGTCAGCCAAGGCGCCACCGAACAGGCCTCTTCGGCCGAAGAGGCTTCGGCCTCGATGGAAGAGATGGCCTCGAACATCAAGCAGAACGCCGACAACGCCGCCCAGACCGAGAAGATCGCCCGCCAGTCGGCGATCGACGCCGAGGCCTCGGGTGAAGCGGTCAATCGCGCCGTCGACGCCATGCAGACGATCGCCGAGAAGATCGCCATCGTGCAGGAAATCGCCCGCCAGACCGACCTGCTGGCCCTGAACGCCGCCGTCGAGGCCGCCCGCGCCGGCGAGCACGGCCGTGGCTTCGCCGTCGTCGCCTCGGAAGTGCGCAAGCTGGCCGAGCGTTCGCAGACCGCCGCCACCGAGATCAGCGCCGTGTCGTCCGACACGGTGAAGGCCGCCCAGTCGGCCGGCGAGATGCTGACCACCCTGGTGCCGAACATCCGCAAGACCGCCGAGCTGGTCTCCGAGATCAGCGCCGCCTGCCGCGAGCAGGACATCGGCGCCTCGCAGATCAACGAGGCCATCCAGCAGTTGGACAAGGTCACGCAACAGAACGCTTCGGCCTCGGAGCAGATGTCGGCCACGTCCGAGGAGCTCGCCGCCCAGGCCGAGGAACTGCAGACCTCGATCGCCTACTTCCGCCTGTCGAATGGCGGCCAGGGCGTGCGCAAGCCCGCCGCCTCGGCGCCGGTCGTGCGCCTGCCAGCCCGCGCCGCCGCCAAGCCGGTCGCGCCGAAGGCCGCCGCCCGCAAGGCGCCGCGCGCCGTCGCCGCCCAGCAGGCCCGCGCCCAAGGTTTCGCCCTGGACCTCAGCCAGGGCGGCCCGGACGCCGACGACCGCGAATTCACTGAATACTGACTGACCCTCGACCCCGCTCACGCCGAAGGATCAAGACCATGCGTTTCACTATCAAGCTCCAACTGGGTTTGGCTTTCGGCCTGATCATCGCCCTGTTGCTGACGGCCACCCTGTTCGGCGTGAACAGCCTGTCCTCGACCAACCGCGACATGAACGCGATGGTCGATGGCCCGGCCGTCCGCCTGCAGGCGGCGCAGGAGCTGAACATCCACATGCTGAATGTGGTGCGGTTCGAGAAGAACATGGTCCTGGTCGACACCCCCGAGGAAGTGAAGACCCTCGAGGCGTCGGTCGAGAAGGAGAAGAAGACCTTCGAAGCGCTGCTGGCCAAGGCCGAGGGCCTGGCCACGGCCGAGGGCAAGCCCAGGTGGCAGGCCCTGGGCGGCGCCTGGGAGCGTCTGCTCAGCGCGCATGAACGGGTCTACGGCCTGGCCGTCGTCAACAACGACGCCGGCGCCACGGCCGTCTCGATGGGCGAGGGCCGCA encodes:
- a CDS encoding methyl-accepting chemotaxis protein — its product is MRFTIKLKLGLAFGLLIVLMTASTLLGISSLNKINSAQTAMIVGPMAQLQRAQAANIALLQITRAQKNMALATNDDELRGQNEKADKQRKEVQSLIDQGVAKATSDDAKVKWTALEQDWETYAAIDLKQREALMSGRRAEAVTMMSTVQRPATNAVSQRVDDLVAFNTQRLHAADEEGNQTFAAARNVLIAVVIGSLLIGVAAAAWISLTIGKGLAKIADLANAVALGDLDQRVNITTNDEIKDLVDTVNRMTENLRATAAVADKVADGDLTVETKPLSDKDTLGIALERMVERLRGVVSDAISASENVSAGSQELSAASEQVSQGATEQASSAEEASASMEEMASNIKQNADNAAQTEKIARQSAIDAEASGEAVNRAVDAMQTIAEKIAIVQEIARQTDLLALNAAVEAARAGEHGRGFAVVASEVRKLAERSQTAATEISAVSSDTVKAAQSAGEMLTTLVPNIRKTAELVSEISAACREQDIGASQINEAIQQLDKVTQQNASASEQMSATSEELAAQAEELQTSIAYFRLSNGGQGVRKPAASAPVVRLPARAAAKPVAPKAAARKAPRAVAAQQARAQGFALDLSQGGPDADDREFTEY